In Symmachiella dynata, the following are encoded in one genomic region:
- a CDS encoding ABC transporter permease subunit, with product MSEPTSMPPEIKVSKSVGFWREAWSRFRRRGTSMAAFYFVCFMAFVALFAPAIAGTKPIVCKYKGHIYFPAMGYFKNTWENPVFQKDRFRKRYPVNLKEKDPLSWAIWPLVYQDPFRRIREGEMPGQPENPSRDKGTPNRYNIFGTDTRGVDIFAQMVHGTTIALLVGFVSMGIASTIGITVGALAGYLGGWTDMIVSRLIEVVMCVPTLVLILALIAIIDRPTIWHVMAVIGCTGWTGIARLTRAEFLKLKQTEFVSAARAMGYKPLRIVFRHILPNAMAPVLVPISFGIASAILIEAGLSFLGFGTPPPNPSWGTMLQTGRNNLDMWWMTFYPGMAIFLAVLAYNLIGEGLQHATDPRLRSN from the coding sequence ATGAGTGAACCGACGTCAATGCCACCGGAAATCAAGGTTTCCAAATCGGTTGGATTTTGGAGAGAGGCCTGGTCCCGTTTCCGTCGCCGGGGAACGTCGATGGCGGCGTTTTATTTCGTCTGCTTTATGGCCTTCGTTGCGCTGTTTGCCCCGGCGATCGCCGGCACCAAACCGATTGTCTGCAAATACAAGGGACACATCTATTTCCCGGCGATGGGGTATTTCAAAAACACTTGGGAGAACCCGGTCTTTCAAAAGGATCGCTTTCGTAAACGGTATCCCGTCAACTTGAAAGAAAAAGATCCCCTCAGTTGGGCCATTTGGCCGTTGGTTTATCAAGATCCGTTTCGTCGGATCCGTGAAGGGGAAATGCCCGGGCAGCCGGAAAATCCGTCGCGCGATAAAGGGACGCCGAATCGATACAACATTTTCGGCACCGACACCCGCGGCGTGGATATCTTCGCTCAGATGGTGCACGGGACGACGATTGCACTGTTGGTGGGATTTGTTTCGATGGGGATTGCTTCCACCATCGGAATCACCGTCGGCGCATTGGCCGGCTATCTGGGAGGCTGGACCGACATGATTGTCAGTCGGCTCATCGAGGTTGTCATGTGCGTGCCGACGTTGGTGTTGATTCTGGCGCTGATTGCCATCATTGATCGCCCGACGATTTGGCATGTCATGGCCGTGATTGGCTGCACCGGTTGGACGGGCATTGCGCGATTGACGCGCGCGGAATTTTTGAAACTCAAACAGACCGAATTTGTCTCCGCGGCGCGGGCCATGGGTTACAAGCCGTTGCGGATTGTCTTCCGGCACATTCTGCCCAATGCCATGGCACCGGTGTTGGTGCCCATTTCGTTCGGGATCGCCTCAGCGATTCTTATCGAAGCGGGGCTGAGCTTTTTAGGGTTCGGCACTCCGCCCCCTAATCCGAGTTGGGGCACGATGTTGCAGACCGGGCGAAACAATCTCGATATGTGGTGGATGACCTTCTATCCCGGTATGGCTATTTTTCTGGCTGTGTTGGCCTATAACCTCATCGGCGAAGGTTTGCAGCACGCCACCGACCCGCGACTGCGGTCGAATTGA
- a CDS encoding AI-2E family transporter produces MPATSPLTDEQKRIVTSCLMVLAAVAIAGVLIFTRSVMVPFVIAIFIVSIVSPIVDYQVIRLKFPRSIAVTVALLLVLAFVSIFSLFVFGAVQRVGTAASNYSSTVEGLGQEFGNNIAEMFGIEERRVTQIINGLAADVAKSIPNMAQRTAGTAVDVLSSGFFVLIFVIFLLAGRNPHVIRKGIYAEIDQKIRAYISTKVALSAFTGIVVWGILEYYELKFAGIFGLLAFMLNFIPSIGSVIATLLPIPVAFVQFRATEDPHPLEWASLLGVILWPGLVQMLVGNVVEPKLMGRGLELHPVTVVLMLAFWGLLWGAIGAILAVPMTAVLRIVLMRFDAGKPIGRLLAGELPGSTLTENA; encoded by the coding sequence ATGCCGGCCACGAGCCCGCTCACTGACGAACAAAAACGAATCGTCACCTCCTGCCTGATGGTCCTGGCGGCAGTCGCCATTGCCGGTGTGTTGATTTTTACGCGGTCGGTGATGGTCCCCTTTGTGATCGCGATCTTTATCGTTTCGATCGTTTCGCCAATTGTGGACTACCAAGTGATTCGCCTCAAATTTCCGCGTTCAATCGCTGTCACGGTTGCCCTGTTGCTTGTGTTGGCGTTTGTCTCGATCTTTAGCCTGTTTGTCTTTGGCGCTGTCCAGCGCGTCGGCACCGCTGCCTCGAACTACAGCAGCACCGTCGAAGGTCTCGGCCAGGAATTTGGGAACAATATTGCCGAGATGTTTGGGATCGAAGAACGGCGTGTCACGCAAATCATCAACGGGTTGGCTGCCGATGTGGCGAAAAGTATTCCAAACATGGCCCAGCGCACTGCTGGAACCGCTGTCGATGTGCTCTCGTCAGGATTCTTTGTGTTGATCTTTGTGATCTTTCTCTTAGCAGGCCGCAATCCACACGTCATTCGCAAAGGTATCTATGCCGAAATTGACCAGAAGATCCGCGCGTACATTTCCACCAAAGTTGCCCTATCGGCTTTCACTGGGATTGTCGTCTGGGGCATTCTGGAATACTACGAACTGAAGTTCGCCGGCATCTTTGGTTTATTGGCCTTCATGCTGAATTTCATCCCCTCGATCGGCTCAGTGATTGCTACGCTGCTGCCGATCCCCGTGGCCTTCGTGCAATTTCGAGCCACCGAAGACCCACACCCACTCGAATGGGCCTCCCTTCTAGGCGTCATCCTCTGGCCCGGTCTAGTGCAAATGCTGGTGGGCAACGTGGTCGAACCCAAATTGATGGGCCGTGGCTTAGAACTGCACCCGGTAACCGTCGTGCTCATGCTGGCATTCTGGGGCTTGCTCTGGGGGGCGATTGGCGCGATCTTGGCCGTGCCGATGACCGCTGTGCTGCGAATCGTGCTCATGCGGTTCGATGCGGGCAAACCGATCGGCCGCCTCTTGGCGGGCGAGTTACCCGGCTCGACGCTGACCGAGAATGCCTAA
- a CDS encoding serine/threonine protein kinase, which translates to MRNYHHCRRAPGDRASRSGRSDAEAAAHDAAARQTAERTLDDTNHAQDEAKTPRKINKPKSKRPAPAMADKPTPKKKKSTQIGDFKLLKRLGKGGMGEVFLAHQVSLDRKVAFKTLSKQLASKKSFIERFYREARSMAKLDHPHVVRGYAVGEADGIHYVAMEFIDGRSLHDWMKKLARIEIGDAVHVAIRCAEALEHAHELNIIHRDIKPDNVLVTKSGIVKVADLGLAKALDDDMSMTQSGTGLGTPYYMPPEQARNAKYVDGRSDIYALGCMLYYCVTGAHPFEGDSTLEIITAKERGIFKSARRVNPAVPERLDLIIDKALAKDPSHRYQTCTDLINDLDSLQMDVETLSFAEEAVVSPSTSRSARHTPRARRSSAPSSQPSPTPSPGAATPKPRERRRPVKPSSSSSMRPVTSGSQKSTSGEWWYVQYRDSQGKKIVSKLRTAQVQQQLKAGNISTRAKGKTSADAAYAPLASFPEFLEIVEQKLIKKRAAQKQEQFNHLYDRIDREERWYRRWRGLRRFRDSLLGGAGLIVYLAIIAAVIAALWFAFPYALAYLRETFPNLFL; encoded by the coding sequence ATGCGAAATTATCATCATTGCCGCCGAGCACCGGGAGACCGCGCTTCACGCTCCGGGCGATCGGATGCGGAGGCTGCGGCGCATGATGCCGCCGCTCGCCAGACTGCTGAACGGACATTGGACGACACGAATCACGCGCAAGACGAGGCGAAAACGCCACGTAAGATCAACAAACCTAAATCCAAACGGCCAGCCCCAGCAATGGCGGACAAACCAACGCCCAAGAAAAAGAAGTCCACCCAAATCGGCGACTTCAAGCTTCTCAAACGGTTGGGGAAAGGCGGAATGGGCGAAGTCTTTTTAGCCCATCAGGTCAGCCTGGACCGAAAAGTTGCTTTCAAAACACTTTCCAAGCAATTGGCTTCCAAGAAATCTTTCATCGAAAGGTTTTACCGAGAAGCCCGCAGCATGGCCAAGTTGGATCACCCTCACGTTGTGCGCGGTTATGCCGTTGGCGAGGCGGATGGCATCCACTACGTGGCGATGGAATTCATTGACGGGCGGAGCCTGCACGATTGGATGAAAAAACTCGCGCGCATCGAGATCGGCGATGCGGTACACGTCGCAATCCGGTGCGCCGAAGCATTGGAACACGCGCATGAACTGAACATCATTCACCGCGATATCAAACCGGACAACGTGCTGGTCACAAAGTCGGGGATCGTGAAAGTGGCCGATCTGGGGTTAGCCAAGGCGCTCGACGATGATATGTCGATGACGCAAAGCGGCACAGGTTTGGGCACCCCCTATTACATGCCGCCCGAACAGGCGCGTAACGCCAAATATGTCGACGGCCGCAGCGACATCTATGCCCTGGGGTGCATGCTTTATTATTGTGTCACCGGCGCGCACCCCTTTGAGGGAGATTCGACGCTGGAGATCATCACGGCCAAGGAACGCGGCATTTTCAAATCGGCGCGGCGGGTCAATCCGGCTGTTCCGGAGCGGTTGGATTTGATCATCGACAAAGCGTTGGCGAAAGATCCCAGTCACCGTTATCAAACCTGTACTGATCTGATCAACGACCTCGACAGCCTGCAAATGGACGTGGAGACACTCAGCTTTGCCGAAGAGGCGGTTGTCTCGCCATCGACGTCCCGATCCGCTCGGCATACTCCGCGTGCACGGCGATCATCGGCCCCATCGTCGCAGCCCAGTCCGACTCCCTCACCAGGTGCGGCAACGCCGAAACCACGCGAACGGCGTCGGCCTGTTAAGCCGAGTAGTTCGTCGTCTATGCGTCCCGTGACTTCCGGCAGTCAAAAGTCCACCTCGGGAGAATGGTGGTACGTGCAGTACCGCGATTCGCAAGGCAAAAAAATTGTTTCCAAACTCCGCACAGCACAGGTGCAACAACAACTCAAGGCGGGAAATATCAGCACCCGCGCCAAAGGCAAAACCTCGGCGGACGCCGCCTATGCTCCCTTGGCATCGTTTCCGGAATTCTTGGAAATCGTCGAGCAAAAACTCATCAAAAAACGAGCCGCGCAAAAACAAGAACAATTCAACCATTTGTATGATCGTATTGACCGCGAGGAACGCTGGTACCGTCGTTGGCGTGGACTGCGGCGTTTCCGTGATTCCTTGCTCGGTGGAGCTGGGTTGATTGTGTATTTGGCGATCATTGCCGCTGTGATCGCCGCATTGTGGTTTGCCTTTCCCTACGCATTAGCCTACCTGCGTGAAACATTCCCCAATTTATTTTTATAG
- a CDS encoding ABC transporter permease, whose product MVSYIIRRLLLGALTLVLITFIIFALIRNMPGDPLTMDLSMVDPSKVISPLEYERMKKSYGLDKPWPQAYVQWVGNLVQGDLGRSLSWKKPVTTVIGEHVAPTLILSISSLLLAYMLSIPMGLVGAVRIGKMDERVMSISLYMLYSFPAFVAALFLQIYLSVKLGWLPLYGMTTTETYDTLDTFGKAKDIMMHALMPIICYTYGSLAYYSRFINANMQEVIRQDYVRTAKAKGVGPSSIVLHHAFRNTLIPLVTMIGMTLPGLLGGAVILERIFQWPGMGQLYFLSLTSRDYPLIMGLTLMFAILTLAGQLLADILYAVVDPRIRLN is encoded by the coding sequence ATGGTAAGCTACATCATCCGACGGCTGCTGCTGGGTGCCCTCACGTTGGTGCTGATCACGTTCATCATTTTTGCGTTGATCCGCAACATGCCGGGCGATCCATTGACGATGGACCTCTCCATGGTCGATCCCAGCAAAGTCATCAGCCCGCTCGAGTATGAGCGGATGAAAAAGTCCTACGGTCTCGACAAACCCTGGCCGCAAGCCTATGTGCAATGGGTGGGCAATTTGGTGCAGGGAGATCTGGGGCGGTCGCTGTCGTGGAAAAAACCGGTGACGACGGTGATCGGGGAGCACGTGGCGCCGACGCTGATCCTCTCCATCAGTTCGCTGCTGCTGGCCTATATGTTGTCCATCCCGATGGGGCTGGTCGGAGCGGTCCGCATCGGCAAAATGGACGAACGGGTGATGAGCATCTCGCTCTACATGCTGTACTCGTTTCCGGCGTTCGTGGCGGCTTTGTTTTTGCAGATTTATCTCTCCGTCAAATTGGGCTGGCTGCCGTTGTATGGCATGACGACTACGGAGACGTATGACACGCTGGACACGTTCGGCAAAGCCAAAGACATTATGATGCATGCGCTGATGCCGATCATTTGTTACACCTACGGTTCGCTCGCCTACTATTCGCGATTTATCAACGCCAACATGCAAGAGGTCATTCGACAAGATTACGTCCGCACCGCCAAAGCCAAAGGAGTCGGCCCCTCATCGATTGTGTTGCATCATGCCTTTCGCAACACATTGATTCCGCTGGTCACGATGATTGGCATGACATTGCCGGGACTGTTGGGTGGAGCGGTGATCCTCGAACGAATTTTTCAATGGCCCGGCATGGGCCAGTTGTATTTCCTGTCGCTGACATCACGGGACTATCCTCTGATTATGGGATTGACTTTGATGTTCGCGATTCTCACATTGGCCGGACAATTATTGGCTGACATCTTGTACGCGGTTGTCGATCCGCGGATTCGGTTGAACTAA
- a CDS encoding peptide-binding protein → MSRLSRFSLGWLFAFTVCSMCLVGCWGGDDDSASTTGDTTATETEAEPEILLHPFDAPPLEELDAKVKWVERPVLDTLELLRLRQANEEVLATTEEALALKNKSKEDNAKILSALGRLPESDSDVDWDASIYRRATGDVKTTNPLLVSSTIEFNVTGLTGFGLFGFDWDFNPLASSDTVKSWHSSEDGKYDKVVMRDDLVWSDGVPITAHDVVFSFQTIMNPKVPVPAQRSGTDQIRWIEAYDDQTLVYFHKEPLATNTWNLNFSVIPKHIYDESLHEDYTLQDSKHHVKHENAPVTGGPYVISDRKPKQEIVLTRREEYYMYKGKQVRPKPYFKEIRFRILEESNTAILALKNGEIEEMELLPELWMTQTDGDDFYKHNTKVTGVEWVSFHFNWNTKTPFFSDKRVRKAMSYAFDHEELLNTLLYGLNTPCLGPFHPDSKMYPKEKLTPYKQDFDKAEDLLEEAGWVDNDGDGIRDKMIGGKLQKFEFTILCATAQERIDMCTLLKENLDQLGIICHVRPLEFPVLMEKMFKHDYQAAFAGWGTGADPDTSSNIWTTNAIKNGRNYGSYANKEIDKLFEEGKREFDPEKRAAIYAKIHKILWEDQPYTWLYYRNSFYGFNKKLRGYSFSPRGPYNYGPGFGSIYKPAMH, encoded by the coding sequence ATGAGTAGGCTTTCACGATTTTCCCTGGGGTGGCTGTTTGCGTTTACGGTTTGCTCGATGTGCTTAGTCGGCTGTTGGGGTGGCGATGACGATTCCGCTTCAACCACCGGTGACACGACAGCAACTGAGACCGAAGCTGAACCGGAAATCCTGCTTCATCCGTTCGATGCCCCGCCGCTGGAAGAACTCGACGCCAAGGTCAAATGGGTCGAGCGCCCGGTGCTGGACACGCTGGAGTTATTGCGACTGCGGCAGGCCAATGAAGAAGTCTTGGCCACGACCGAAGAAGCACTGGCGTTGAAGAACAAATCCAAAGAAGACAACGCCAAAATCTTGAGCGCCTTGGGACGTCTGCCGGAATCGGACTCCGATGTCGATTGGGACGCGTCTATTTATCGCCGTGCTACCGGGGATGTCAAAACGACGAATCCCTTGCTGGTCAGTTCTACGATTGAATTCAATGTCACGGGACTGACAGGCTTTGGTCTGTTTGGTTTCGATTGGGATTTCAACCCGTTGGCCTCCTCTGACACCGTCAAGTCGTGGCATTCCAGCGAGGATGGGAAGTACGACAAAGTCGTGATGCGCGACGACCTCGTTTGGTCCGACGGCGTGCCGATCACTGCCCATGACGTCGTGTTTTCGTTCCAAACCATCATGAACCCCAAAGTACCGGTCCCCGCTCAACGGTCAGGAACGGATCAAATTCGTTGGATCGAGGCGTATGACGATCAGACGCTGGTCTATTTTCACAAAGAGCCGCTGGCAACCAACACATGGAATTTGAACTTCAGCGTAATCCCCAAGCACATCTATGATGAGTCGTTGCACGAAGATTACACGCTGCAAGATAGCAAGCATCATGTGAAACATGAAAACGCGCCGGTGACCGGCGGACCGTACGTGATTTCCGACCGCAAGCCCAAACAGGAAATCGTCCTGACCCGCCGCGAAGAATACTATATGTACAAAGGCAAGCAGGTTCGCCCCAAGCCGTACTTCAAGGAAATTCGTTTCCGGATTTTGGAAGAATCGAACACAGCTATTTTGGCGCTCAAGAACGGCGAAATCGAAGAGATGGAACTGTTGCCCGAGTTGTGGATGACGCAAACCGACGGTGATGATTTTTATAAGCACAATACAAAAGTCACCGGCGTGGAATGGGTCAGCTTTCACTTCAACTGGAATACGAAGACGCCTTTCTTTAGTGATAAACGTGTGCGGAAGGCGATGTCCTATGCGTTCGACCACGAAGAATTGCTCAACACACTGCTCTATGGCCTGAACACTCCCTGCCTGGGACCGTTTCACCCCGATTCCAAGATGTATCCCAAGGAAAAACTTACGCCGTACAAACAAGACTTCGACAAGGCCGAAGACTTGTTGGAGGAGGCCGGTTGGGTCGACAACGATGGGGATGGGATCCGCGACAAGATGATTGGCGGAAAGCTGCAGAAGTTTGAGTTCACGATCTTGTGTGCGACTGCACAAGAACGGATCGATATGTGCACACTGCTCAAGGAGAACTTGGATCAGTTGGGGATCATTTGTCACGTCCGGCCGTTGGAGTTTCCCGTGTTGATGGAAAAAATGTTCAAGCACGATTACCAAGCTGCGTTTGCCGGCTGGGGAACCGGCGCCGATCCGGATACGAGCAGCAACATTTGGACGACAAACGCCATCAAAAACGGCCGGAACTACGGCAGTTATGCCAACAAGGAAATCGACAAGCTTTTCGAAGAGGGCAAACGGGAGTTCGACCCTGAAAAACGTGCGGCGATCTACGCCAAGATTCACAAGATCTTGTGGGAGGACCAGCCCTACACTTGGCTGTACTACCGCAATTCGTTCTACGGGTTCAACAAGAAATTGCGAGGCTATAGCTTTAGCCCACGGGGTCCGTATAACTACGGGCCGGGTTTCGGCAGCATCTATAAACCAGCCATGCATTGA
- a CDS encoding DUF294 nucleotidyltransferase-like domain-containing protein, translating to MPLPHTFAAHRPWSAETTLDLSKHPLLDNAWKNSQRLLQQISDQLRAAALDPRILTVAASGSLGRMEAVAGSDADLIVVLSNEITTDSPQAQQACDSIWEALEALQLPHSRRGGIFSIPTTPAALCNVDARGKIDEDIPTFGKRFQLFCDAQPVYGTVAYEQLLSDVIRWYTAATPGDATIAWWRYLLNDLLRYYRSMCVAAQWDQSHGAGFQRMRNFKHAHSRTVMYAAMLCLLGECSSVQQNPLQQFQAMLRLTPLERLAWSCPSAQEADMAAIATIYARYLEKLDALTFRQSLLDDNLTEAHTAEWTRSGHDLRNALSRFLDEQRQQWDPDFATALWL from the coding sequence TTGCCACTGCCCCACACATTTGCCGCACACCGTCCCTGGAGTGCCGAAACCACCCTCGACTTGAGCAAACACCCCCTACTGGATAACGCCTGGAAAAATTCGCAACGACTCTTGCAGCAGATCAGCGACCAACTGCGTGCGGCCGCACTGGATCCGCGGATTCTCACCGTGGCAGCCTCCGGCTCCTTAGGCCGCATGGAAGCAGTCGCCGGTTCCGACGCGGATTTGATCGTAGTGTTGAGCAACGAAATCACCACCGATTCGCCACAAGCCCAACAGGCCTGTGATTCTATCTGGGAGGCATTGGAAGCATTGCAGCTCCCCCACTCGCGGCGCGGCGGAATTTTTTCCATCCCCACCACGCCCGCCGCCCTCTGCAACGTCGACGCCCGTGGAAAAATTGACGAGGACATTCCCACGTTCGGAAAACGATTTCAATTGTTCTGCGACGCACAGCCAGTTTACGGCACGGTTGCCTATGAGCAATTGCTGTCTGATGTGATCCGCTGGTATACGGCAGCCACGCCGGGGGATGCCACAATTGCCTGGTGGCGGTATTTGTTGAATGATCTCCTACGGTATTACCGTTCGATGTGCGTCGCCGCTCAGTGGGATCAGTCGCACGGCGCTGGTTTTCAACGGATGCGCAACTTCAAACACGCCCATAGCCGCACGGTGATGTATGCGGCGATGTTGTGTCTGTTGGGAGAATGCAGCAGCGTTCAGCAAAACCCACTACAACAATTTCAGGCAATGTTGCGTCTCACGCCGCTGGAGCGATTGGCTTGGTCCTGCCCGTCAGCCCAAGAAGCCGACATGGCGGCGATCGCGACGATCTATGCCCGCTATCTGGAAAAGTTAGACGCCCTGACGTTTCGGCAATCGCTATTGGACGACAACCTCACCGAAGCTCATACCGCTGAGTGGACGCGATCAGGTCACGATTTGCGCAACGCGTTGTCTCGATTCCTTGATGAGCAACGGCAACAGTGGGACCCAGATTTTGCCACCGCATTGTGGCTATAG